A window of the Candidatus Zixiibacteriota bacterium genome harbors these coding sequences:
- a CDS encoding 2-oxo acid dehydrogenase subunit E2 produces MLYVFKFPDIGEGITEGKILEWYVKKGQTVSEGDSVIKVETDKVVTDIPIPRDGVIKNLYGKEGEVINVEDALVEMEVEGEVAEEDRPGAVEKETDGKEASADEVAHADTETKPVEEKGYGVVGMIEDATGDAFLPSTGEGLEDKKAAEDAVKPRKKALATPVARKMAKDLGIDINEVKGTGPAGRVMKEDIQKAFDEKQSGPAVPRKGKAEEIKVAPGQEDLIETEELTQIRKTIINRMVQSKQTAPHATAFEEVEVSKLVALKKEKKAELAEKGIKLSYMPFIIKAVTLALKRHKTLNSKLDMANNRAIYQKFYNIGFATDTPDGLMVPVIRNTDRKSIIEIAEDLNDLAERARDRKLTLDELKGGTFSITNYGSIAGTYGVPVINYPEVAILGIGRIMKRPVVDDNDQIVPGHILPLSMSFDHRIVDGAHAANFIRDLMAMLSDPLTMLMM; encoded by the coding sequence ACCGATAAAGTTGTGACCGATATCCCGATCCCTCGTGACGGCGTGATAAAAAACCTCTACGGCAAAGAGGGCGAAGTCATAAATGTCGAGGACGCTTTAGTCGAAATGGAAGTCGAAGGAGAGGTCGCCGAGGAAGACCGTCCCGGGGCCGTCGAAAAAGAAACCGACGGAAAAGAAGCTTCCGCCGATGAAGTTGCCCATGCCGATACCGAAACCAAACCGGTTGAGGAAAAAGGCTACGGTGTGGTCGGCATGATCGAGGATGCCACAGGTGATGCATTTCTGCCATCCACCGGCGAGGGCCTGGAGGATAAGAAGGCGGCCGAAGATGCCGTCAAACCTCGTAAGAAAGCGCTGGCTACCCCGGTGGCACGCAAGATGGCCAAAGACCTCGGGATAGATATCAACGAGGTCAAGGGCACCGGCCCCGCCGGACGTGTCATGAAAGAGGATATTCAGAAGGCGTTCGACGAGAAACAGTCGGGACCCGCTGTTCCCAGAAAGGGAAAAGCCGAAGAGATCAAGGTCGCTCCCGGACAGGAAGACCTGATCGAAACCGAAGAGCTGACCCAGATTCGCAAGACGATCATCAACCGCATGGTGCAGTCCAAACAGACCGCGCCTCATGCCACCGCTTTCGAAGAAGTCGAAGTCTCAAAGTTGGTTGCTCTCAAAAAAGAGAAAAAGGCCGAGCTGGCTGAAAAGGGTATCAAGCTCTCGTATATGCCTTTTATCATTAAGGCGGTTACCCTGGCTCTCAAACGTCATAAGACGCTCAACAGCAAACTCGACATGGCCAATAACCGGGCTATCTACCAGAAATTCTACAATATCGGATTCGCGACCGATACCCCGGACGGGCTGATGGTTCCGGTTATTCGCAACACCGACCGCAAGAGTATAATCGAGATAGCAGAAGATCTAAACGATCTGGCCGAACGTGCCCGTGACCGTAAATTGACGTTAGACGAACTCAAGGGCGGGACTTTCTCGATCACCAACTACGGTTCGATCGCCGGTACTTATGGTGTCCCGGTCATCAATTATCCCGAGGTGGCGATTCTCGGAATCGGCCGAATTATGAAGCGCCCGGTGGTGGATGACAACGACCAGATCGTACCCGGTCATATCCTGCCGCTTTCGATGAGCTTCGATCATCGGATCGTCGACGGTGCCCACGCGGCTAATTTCATTCGGGATCTGATGGCCATGCTGTCCGACCCGCTGACCATGTTAATGATGTAA
- the lpdA gene encoding dihydrolipoyl dehydrogenase gives MQTYDLIIIGGGPAGYVGAIRAAQLGMNVALVEKNKMGGMCLNWGCIPSKAYIETAKLFARLGKARSFGIEGVKAKDIMVNWKKMVSRKDRIVMRLVKGVEYLMKKNKVTIINGEARFTGKDKIQVSESEYSADKFLICTGSRPEEFPYADKVDEKKLVEIDQFFTLNEVPDNFLIDGFSVNAAEIAQMLRLIGKEVTVFTDREEFVFYLDESLREFVTDKFKKSGIKIFTNATVTKDAKDGVYLGDEFVKCDMIINSRHRLPVLPDLGPNELELERGAIKTDEFMQSSSENIYAAGDVAGQYFAQTASAMATVAVNHMNGIKQKLDLSKMPRNIYTFPEMATAGMTEEELRQKGIEYKVGKFPLSVNGKAMIEGETEGFVKILSETKYGEVMGVHIVAPDATDMIAEAVMAMSLESTVEDVAQVVHAHPTVSETMLEAAFVAEDKPVHI, from the coding sequence ATGCAGACATACGATCTGATAATTATCGGAGGAGGCCCAGCCGGCTACGTGGGAGCGATCCGTGCCGCCCAGCTGGGCATGAATGTCGCCCTGGTCGAAAAAAACAAGATGGGCGGGATGTGCCTCAACTGGGGATGTATCCCCTCCAAGGCCTATATCGAAACCGCCAAACTGTTTGCCAGGCTGGGCAAAGCCAGATCTTTCGGAATCGAAGGTGTCAAGGCTAAAGATATTATGGTCAATTGGAAAAAAATGGTTTCGCGCAAAGATCGAATTGTGATGCGGCTGGTCAAGGGCGTTGAGTACCTGATGAAAAAAAACAAGGTTACGATTATAAACGGCGAAGCCAGGTTCACAGGCAAGGATAAAATCCAGGTTTCAGAAAGCGAGTACAGCGCCGACAAATTCCTGATCTGCACCGGTTCGAGACCGGAAGAATTCCCTTATGCCGATAAAGTCGACGAGAAGAAGCTGGTCGAGATCGATCAGTTCTTTACCTTAAACGAAGTACCCGACAATTTCCTGATCGACGGTTTCTCGGTCAACGCGGCCGAGATCGCGCAGATGTTGAGGCTGATCGGCAAGGAGGTTACAGTCTTTACCGATCGCGAAGAGTTCGTCTTCTACCTCGATGAATCGCTGCGTGAGTTTGTCACTGACAAATTCAAGAAAAGCGGAATCAAGATCTTTACCAATGCCACGGTTACCAAGGACGCTAAAGACGGAGTTTACCTGGGCGATGAGTTCGTCAAGTGCGACATGATTATCAACAGCCGACATCGCCTGCCGGTCCTGCCGGATCTGGGTCCGAACGAACTGGAACTCGAACGAGGCGCGATTAAAACCGATGAGTTCATGCAGTCCTCGAGCGAGAATATCTATGCCGCCGGTGATGTGGCCGGGCAGTATTTTGCCCAGACCGCCTCGGCTATGGCCACGGTTGCGGTCAACCACATGAACGGAATCAAGCAAAAACTCGACTTATCCAAGATGCCCAGAAACATATACACCTTCCCCGAAATGGCAACCGCTGGAATGACCGAGGAAGAACTGAGGCAGAAAGGCATCGAATACAAAGTCGGAAAGTTTCCGTTATCAGTAAACGGCAAGGCGATGATCGAAGGTGAGACAGAAGGATTCGTCAAGATCCTTTCGGAGACCAAATACGGTGAGGTCATGGGGGTTCATATCGTGGCACCGGATGCTACCGACATGATCGCCGAGGCCGTGATGGCGATGTCTCTGGAGAGTACGGTCGAAGATGTGGCCCAGGTGGTTCATGCCCATCCGACTGTCAGCGAGACGATGCTGGAAGCCGCTTTCGTGGCCGAGGACAAACCGGTTCATATATAG
- a CDS encoding tetrathionate reductase family octaheme c-type cytochrome → MRFPWLIVTIIVILLITMSSEIGAVTGDHSEFEILKQDFKTGPEVTDACLSCHTEAARQVHKTIHWTWVCPKSIDPILGKSVVINNFCIALPSNESRCTSCHSGYGWRDSTFDFSSERNVDCLVCHDQTGTYEKFPTDAGHPAYEKKEFGGRIWYPPDLSYVAQNVGTPNRHNCGVCHFYGGGGEGVKHADLDETLERPTRDLDVHMDREGLNFSCIDCHTTKDHEISGRCYAVPAASERGAFPRTPDDKRITCESCHTKTPHRQAKINDHIDKVSCQACHIPYAAKKRYSKFWWDWSKAGKFDENGDMIVEKDEHGNITYHTMKGEFRWDRMTVPEYVWFNGSASNHLVSDLINDTTKPVRINRLLGDKDDPESRIWPTKVHRGKQVYDPINRTLIIPKLFGPKGSGAYWKDFDWVKSAQKGMDYVGLPFSGEVGFVETEMYWPITHMISPAEDALRCQDCHSREGRLAQLGGFYMPGRDAFEGLDFLGWGVVFLSVAGVLVHAGLRVVFSRKNDDDDEPDESEVES, encoded by the coding sequence ATGAGGTTCCCCTGGTTGATAGTTACAATTATTGTAATACTTTTAATCACAATGTCTTCAGAAATCGGGGCTGTGACCGGCGACCATTCCGAATTCGAAATCTTAAAACAGGATTTTAAAACCGGGCCGGAGGTTACCGATGCCTGCCTGAGCTGTCATACAGAAGCCGCCAGGCAGGTTCACAAGACGATTCACTGGACCTGGGTATGTCCCAAATCGATCGACCCTATTCTGGGTAAGTCGGTGGTCATCAATAACTTCTGTATCGCTCTACCATCTAACGAGTCGCGTTGCACAAGTTGCCATTCCGGTTACGGCTGGAGGGACAGCACTTTCGACTTCAGCTCCGAGCGCAATGTCGATTGCCTGGTATGTCATGACCAGACCGGCACTTACGAGAAGTTTCCGACAGATGCCGGCCATCCGGCCTACGAAAAAAAAGAATTCGGCGGTCGCATCTGGTATCCACCTGATTTGAGCTATGTGGCTCAGAATGTCGGTACTCCCAATCGGCATAACTGCGGAGTCTGCCATTTCTACGGAGGTGGTGGTGAAGGAGTCAAGCATGCCGACCTGGATGAGACCCTCGAACGTCCTACTCGCGACCTGGATGTTCACATGGACCGCGAGGGACTGAATTTCTCATGTATAGACTGCCATACGACAAAAGATCATGAGATCTCAGGACGATGCTACGCGGTTCCGGCCGCATCGGAAAGAGGGGCGTTTCCGCGCACGCCCGATGATAAACGGATCACCTGTGAATCCTGTCATACAAAAACACCTCACCGGCAGGCCAAGATCAATGATCACATAGACAAGGTTTCCTGCCAGGCCTGTCATATTCCCTATGCCGCCAAGAAGCGCTACAGCAAGTTCTGGTGGGACTGGTCGAAGGCGGGTAAGTTCGATGAAAACGGTGATATGATCGTCGAAAAAGACGAACATGGCAATATCACCTACCATACGATGAAGGGTGAATTCCGCTGGGACAGAATGACGGTGCCGGAATATGTCTGGTTCAACGGCTCGGCCAGCAATCATCTTGTCAGCGACCTGATCAATGATACCACAAAACCGGTCAGGATCAACCGTCTCCTGGGTGATAAAGATGATCCGGAGTCTCGAATCTGGCCCACCAAGGTTCATCGTGGCAAGCAGGTTTACGATCCGATCAATCGGACTTTGATCATACCCAAGTTGTTCGGCCCCAAAGGCTCGGGCGCGTACTGGAAAGATTTCGACTGGGTCAAATCTGCTCAAAAGGGAATGGATTACGTCGGATTGCCGTTTTCAGGAGAGGTCGGCTTTGTTGAAACCGAGATGTACTGGCCGATTACCCACATGATTTCACCCGCTGAAGACGCGCTCAGATGCCAGGACTGCCACAGCCGTGAGGGCCGGCTGGCACAGTTAGGCGGTTTCTATATGCCTGGCCGGGACGCTTTCGAGGGACTCGATTTCCTCGGCTGGGGTGTCGTGTTCCTCTCTGTTGCCGGAGTATTAGTCCATGCCGGCCTGCGAGTTGTCTTTAGCAGGAAAAACGACGACGATGATGAGCCGGATGAGAGCGAGGTCGAATCATGA
- a CDS encoding cytochrome B, which produces MKKRVFLYKRFERFWHWMQALMVIVLLYTGFEVHGTFNFIDYQLAVDLHNTVVWILLVLIAFAIFWHFTTGEWRQYLPTKQYLKEMIRYYLVGIFKNEPHPAGKTEISKLNPLQRLTYLGLKVLIFPVQIISGFAYYYYNDLDGFGIGIPLGVIAFVHTGAAYLMMAFVVAHVYLTTTGHTPLSNIKAMITGWEELETDSGKHRGETASLKS; this is translated from the coding sequence ATGAAGAAGAGAGTCTTTTTATACAAACGTTTCGAACGATTCTGGCACTGGATGCAGGCCCTGATGGTGATCGTATTGCTCTATACCGGCTTCGAGGTGCATGGTACGTTCAATTTCATCGACTATCAACTGGCGGTTGACTTGCATAACACGGTGGTCTGGATTCTCCTGGTCTTGATTGCGTTCGCGATTTTCTGGCACTTTACGACGGGTGAATGGCGCCAGTACCTGCCCACCAAACAATACTTAAAAGAGATGATTCGCTATTACCTGGTGGGGATATTCAAAAACGAACCGCACCCTGCCGGAAAGACTGAGATATCGAAACTGAATCCGCTCCAGAGGCTGACATATCTGGGTTTAAAAGTGTTGATCTTCCCGGTTCAGATTATCAGCGGATTCGCGTATTATTACTATAATGATCTGGATGGTTTCGGGATCGGGATTCCACTGGGGGTGATAGCGTTCGTACATACCGGTGCGGCTTACCTGATGATGGCTTTCGTGGTGGCCCATGTTTACCTGACCACTACCGGGCATACGCCACTTTCGAATATCAAGGCCATGATTACAGGCTGGGAAGAGTTAGAGACCGATTCAGGAAAGCACAGGGGAGAAACAGCCAGCCTCAAGAGTTGA
- a CDS encoding twin-arginine translocation signal domain-containing protein, with the protein MDNERRNFLKGAGGALMGAGLLGTPFVSGQAQTSSPTLGILSAHELPPLDYPYNALEPYIDEQTMRLHHDKHHQGYVNGLTKSEEEIAKARARGDYDMVQYWTKKSAFHGSGHFLHSIFWKVMAPASNGGGGQPEGMLAQKIHTDFGNFETFKAQFSAASKSVEGSGWGILSYRPDDDRLIILQAENHQKLTQWVDHPILVLDVWEHAYYLKYQNRRGEYVNNWWNVVNWPQVNEFLKKLRVG; encoded by the coding sequence ATGGACAATGAACGCCGAAACTTTTTAAAAGGTGCGGGAGGTGCCCTGATGGGTGCCGGACTTTTGGGCACACCCTTCGTAAGCGGGCAGGCGCAAACCAGTTCACCAACACTGGGAATTCTTTCAGCCCATGAACTCCCGCCTCTCGATTACCCCTATAACGCGCTGGAGCCGTACATCGACGAACAGACTATGCGACTTCATCACGACAAACATCACCAGGGCTATGTCAACGGCCTGACCAAATCCGAGGAAGAAATCGCCAAGGCCCGTGCCAGGGGTGATTATGACATGGTGCAGTACTGGACTAAAAAATCCGCCTTCCATGGCTCCGGTCATTTTTTACACTCGATTTTCTGGAAAGTTATGGCGCCCGCCTCCAACGGCGGTGGCGGTCAACCGGAAGGTATGCTGGCACAGAAAATTCATACCGACTTTGGTAACTTCGAGACCTTCAAGGCCCAGTTCTCAGCAGCCTCTAAATCTGTCGAGGGGTCCGGCTGGGGGATACTCAGCTACCGTCCCGACGACGACCGCCTGATCATACTGCAGGCTGAAAACCACCAGAAACTGACCCAGTGGGTCGACCACCCCATCCTGGTTCTTGATGTCTGGGAACATGCCTACTACCTCAAGTATCAGAACAGGCGCGGTGAATATGTCAATAACTGGTGGAACGTTGTTAACTGGCCTCAGGTCAATGAATTTCTCAAGAAACTGCGGGTTGGCTAA
- a CDS encoding response regulator, whose protein sequence is MQRSLNVLVVDDEQIVLDSVKKHLRKENFTVFTSLAVRPALEKIDQHKIDIILTDLMMPDIDGLEFMSMVKEDHPDLPIIMVTGYATINTALQATQLGAFDYIAKPFTKKELLGVLHRAAELVRSKDENESVDDDDSAAKTDSSQPEKSGFKTIGDHSWLMTQEDGTVLLGVKRTFLHTVGQIKTVSLPEQGDELRQGGVLLQVFSSDLQSHSLVTPLSGTVIDVNQKVLDDPDSTLQDPYGDGWLIRLKPSKFDYEIKMLGL, encoded by the coding sequence ATGCAACGCAGTTTGAATGTTCTGGTGGTTGACGACGAACAGATCGTTTTAGACAGCGTCAAAAAGCATCTGCGCAAGGAAAATTTTACGGTTTTCACAAGCCTGGCGGTACGCCCGGCTCTTGAAAAGATAGACCAGCACAAGATAGATATAATCCTTACCGACCTGATGATGCCGGATATAGACGGGCTCGAGTTCATGTCGATGGTCAAGGAAGATCATCCCGATCTGCCGATCATCATGGTTACCGGTTATGCCACCATTAATACCGCCCTGCAGGCCACTCAACTGGGCGCGTTCGACTATATCGCCAAACCGTTTACCAAAAAAGAACTCCTGGGAGTACTCCATCGGGCCGCGGAACTTGTGCGGTCAAAAGATGAGAATGAATCGGTCGATGATGATGACAGTGCGGCCAAGACAGATTCCAGCCAGCCCGAAAAAAGTGGATTCAAGACTATCGGCGATCACAGCTGGCTGATGACTCAGGAGGATGGAACAGTGCTTCTGGGCGTCAAGCGCACCTTCCTGCACACGGTCGGGCAGATCAAGACAGTCTCGCTTCCCGAACAGGGCGATGAACTTCGCCAGGGAGGTGTCCTTCTACAGGTCTTCTCTTCTGACCTGCAATCTCATTCACTGGTCACCCCGCTCTCCGGGACGGTTATCGATGTCAATCAGAAAGTGCTCGATGATCCCGACAGCACGCTCCAGGATCCATATGGCGATGGCTGGTTGATCCGCCTCAAACCCTCCAAATTCGATTACGAAATCAAGATGCTGGGACTCTAA
- a CDS encoding PAS domain-containing protein, which yields MKTVIIGGGRACREIIELTSGSFLKELTFNIVCVMDPDPEAPGMIFAREQGIETTTDMIKAIAIPEVATIIELTGRDDVLEKIQRSRPPGVKLIDHTFARIFWDLLNAQKEQNRKIEELAELEQKLEQEGHFLQQLVDNIPELLVVLDKDKKAIRINQNFSKFVGLPPSEAVGKTCPEMFAGTSFEKHCRDDTAILDETLNQADSFTSIWMTPPPDETHWEVTRKPLLDSDGNPQAILATWHRITEQVKLRREVETAEERFRSFINSANDWISMKDLDGRYIIVNPVTASAFDHRPDDFIGKKAEEILPHDLAQTIQHHDQEVIDCKCHRTYEEVINIDGRDHHFQTVRFPLNDYKGQVQGVCTIMRDVTSERELRDQLIQSSKLSALGQLAAGVAHEINNPLTGILSYAEDMAEEVPEDDPMNEDLNVIIRETIRCRDIVRNLLDFARQEAPHLIQVNPNQIIEQTLSLVERLPQFRNIAIRKKIDENMVDISGDPQQLQQVILNLMLNASDAMKGKGEIHLSTIYDRRHNRAIIEVEDNGPGIPENLIDKIFEPFFSTKGTNGLGLAVSWGIIERHKGTIEIDMADNGGAIFKIILPIVET from the coding sequence ATGAAAACTGTCATTATCGGTGGGGGCCGTGCCTGCCGGGAAATCATAGAACTCACCAGCGGAAGTTTCCTCAAGGAGCTCACCTTCAATATCGTCTGCGTGATGGATCCCGATCCGGAGGCACCTGGAATGATATTTGCCCGCGAGCAGGGTATTGAAACCACGACCGACATGATCAAGGCGATCGCTATTCCGGAGGTTGCCACAATTATCGAGCTGACCGGCAGAGATGATGTGCTGGAGAAGATTCAGCGCAGTCGTCCGCCCGGTGTCAAGCTGATCGACCATACTTTTGCGCGTATTTTCTGGGACCTCCTGAATGCCCAAAAAGAACAGAACCGCAAGATCGAGGAACTGGCTGAACTTGAGCAAAAACTCGAACAGGAAGGTCATTTCTTACAGCAACTGGTCGACAACATCCCCGAGCTTCTGGTGGTACTTGACAAAGACAAGAAAGCGATCCGAATCAACCAGAATTTCAGCAAGTTCGTAGGTCTGCCTCCCTCGGAGGCGGTAGGGAAAACCTGTCCGGAAATGTTTGCCGGGACGAGTTTCGAAAAGCATTGCCGGGATGACACAGCTATCCTGGATGAGACCCTGAATCAGGCTGATTCATTTACCTCGATCTGGATGACACCTCCCCCGGATGAAACCCACTGGGAGGTGACCCGCAAGCCTCTTCTGGATTCCGATGGCAATCCGCAGGCGATCCTGGCGACCTGGCATCGAATCACAGAGCAGGTCAAGCTCAGGCGTGAGGTCGAAACCGCTGAGGAACGCTTTCGAAGCTTCATCAATTCGGCCAATGACTGGATTTCGATGAAAGACCTTGACGGCAGGTACATAATCGTCAACCCGGTCACAGCAAGCGCCTTCGACCACAGGCCGGATGATTTTATCGGCAAAAAGGCCGAAGAAATCCTGCCCCATGACCTGGCCCAGACGATTCAGCATCACGACCAGGAAGTGATCGATTGCAAATGTCATCGCACCTATGAAGAAGTCATCAATATCGACGGGCGCGATCATCATTTCCAGACAGTGCGTTTCCCACTCAACGACTACAAAGGGCAGGTCCAGGGTGTCTGCACGATTATGCGAGATGTCACCTCCGAGCGCGAACTTCGTGACCAGTTAATCCAGTCCTCCAAGCTCTCAGCGCTGGGACAGCTCGCGGCCGGCGTGGCACATGAAATCAACAACCCTTTAACAGGTATTTTATCATACGCCGAAGACATGGCCGAGGAAGTTCCGGAAGATGACCCGATGAACGAAGATTTAAACGTCATCATCCGCGAGACCATCCGATGCCGAGACATCGTCAGGAACCTGCTGGATTTCGCACGCCAGGAAGCTCCCCACCTGATACAGGTAAATCCCAACCAGATCATCGAGCAGACACTGTCTTTGGTTGAACGGCTTCCGCAGTTTCGTAATATTGCAATCAGGAAGAAAATCGATGAAAACATGGTGGATATCTCCGGCGATCCACAACAACTGCAACAGGTGATTCTAAACCTGATGCTCAATGCCTCCGATGCGATGAAGGGCAAGGGGGAAATACACCTTTCGACTATTTATGATCGACGCCACAACAGGGCCATAATCGAGGTCGAGGATAACGGCCCGGGAATACCGGAGAACCTGATCGACAAAATATTCGAGCCGTTTTTTTCAACCAAGGGCACCAACGGTCTCGGCCTGGCAGTCAGCTGGGGTATTATAGAACGTCATAAGGGCACGATCGAAATCGACATGGCCGACAACGGCGGTGCGATATTCAAGATAATCCTTCCCATAGTGGAAACTTGA
- a CDS encoding protein kinase, with the protein MTDLERLKQRIIELTGWRYIDTPSIVVDTSDWMRIVRGDIIRLDGRDFVVRGNKHETRFGIGGQPKYWVFSAYDFETGEQKIIKTVFHEDFFAHIGIFKIHCYRSPEKEGEVLELVKGDRRFMQGYTTYDEKGNNVRVIDFIPGQTFFNYIHSISKSHEQYFHEDLPRILYNLVAAIDAISFLHEHKYCHGDIRNDHIIIEPETGQYRWIDFDLKQNVSDFDTWSIGNILNYAVGKGITSFQQVMRSKEFTDEAKNSLVPEDGSAFYEYRIMNLQKLYPYIPDSLSAILNHFTIRPRKVYYTLSDLMDDYYRMLDQDFPLR; encoded by the coding sequence ATGACTGATCTAGAGCGACTCAAACAACGCATTATCGAATTGACCGGTTGGCGCTACATCGATACACCCTCGATTGTGGTTGACACTTCCGACTGGATGAGAATCGTGCGGGGGGATATAATCCGCCTCGATGGCCGTGATTTCGTGGTACGGGGAAACAAGCATGAAACCAGGTTCGGAATCGGCGGTCAGCCCAAGTACTGGGTCTTTTCAGCGTATGACTTCGAAACCGGCGAACAGAAGATTATCAAGACGGTTTTCCACGAAGACTTTTTCGCCCATATCGGCATCTTCAAAATCCATTGCTACCGGAGTCCGGAAAAGGAAGGTGAGGTCCTTGAACTGGTAAAAGGCGATCGCCGATTCATGCAGGGCTACACGACTTATGACGAAAAGGGCAATAACGTACGGGTGATCGACTTTATACCCGGCCAGACTTTTTTCAACTACATCCACTCCATCTCCAAATCTCATGAGCAGTATTTCCATGAAGATCTGCCACGCATCCTTTACAACCTGGTAGCTGCAATCGATGCTATCAGTTTTCTGCACGAACACAAATACTGTCACGGCGATATTCGCAATGACCATATCATCATCGAACCTGAAACCGGGCAATATCGCTGGATAGATTTCGATCTCAAGCAGAATGTATCTGACTTTGACACATGGAGTATCGGTAACATTCTCAACTACGCAGTCGGTAAGGGCATCACTTCCTTTCAACAGGTAATGCGCTCGAAGGAGTTTACCGATGAAGCCAAAAACAGCCTTGTTCCGGAAGATGGATCAGCTTTTTACGAGTACAGGATAATGAACCTGCAGAAGCTCTACCCGTATATCCCCGATAGCCTGAGCGCTATTTTGAATCATTTCACGATCCGGCCTCGCAAGGTCTATTATACATTGAGTGACCTGATGGATGATTATTACCGTATGCTGGATCAGGACTTTCCCTTGCGATGA
- a CDS encoding ferredoxin, whose product MVKRDQGIMGPGGKCVCIRCGFEKPHQKGSPCREEKCPECGIRLFREGSPEHQKVMAKKAEKDK is encoded by the coding sequence ATGGTAAAACGAGACCAGGGTATTATGGGACCCGGCGGAAAATGTGTCTGTATCCGGTGTGGATTTGAAAAACCTCACCAGAAGGGCAGTCCCTGCCGTGAGGAGAAATGCCCCGAATGTGGCATCCGGCTGTTCAGGGAAGGCTCACCGGAACACCAGAAAGTAATGGCTAAGAAAGCCGAGAAGGACAAATAG
- the yedF gene encoding sulfurtransferase-like selenium metabolism protein YedF: MAIESDLMLFLGSSTIGDGEPDLGEKLMQSYLKMILESERIPAKIVCMNSGIFLTTEGSQVLDSLEAFEKEGAEILSCGTCLDYYKRKDKLKIGSPTDMKTTVNSMLQFKKILSP; the protein is encoded by the coding sequence ATGGCTATCGAAAGCGATTTAATGCTGTTTCTGGGATCATCAACGATCGGAGACGGAGAACCCGACCTGGGTGAGAAACTGATGCAGAGTTACCTCAAGATGATTCTCGAATCTGAACGGATTCCCGCTAAAATCGTATGCATGAACTCGGGCATATTTCTGACCACCGAAGGCTCGCAGGTTTTGGACAGCCTGGAGGCCTTCGAAAAGGAGGGAGCTGAAATCCTCAGCTGTGGGACCTGCCTGGATTATTACAAGCGCAAGGACAAGCTCAAAATCGGCAGCCCGACCGACATGAAAACGACCGTTAACTCGATGTTACAATTTAAAAAGATACTATCTCCATAA
- a CDS encoding methyltransferase domain-containing protein, protein MDYKKYTEANRIAWNQAMPYHQKNRPLDPHVKFKESGYSTLDKHETEMLNKIGLDGRSVAHLCCNNGQELISIVNLGAKSGVGFDICDEAIDEAKQLAEISKANCEFVRIDVYDIESSWHDRFDLVYITIGALPWLPDLRGFFAIVAKMLKSGGILMIYESHPFLNMIATDDEPEYDPRNPFKISYSYFRDEIYEDTSGIDYYGNESYDAHVSYEFFHQLSTILNTVIASGFEINAFHEYPHDISNCFGHLEDDKLLPLCYILTAKKRN, encoded by the coding sequence ATGGATTACAAGAAATATACCGAAGCTAATCGCATTGCCTGGAATCAGGCCATGCCTTATCATCAGAAAAACAGACCGCTCGACCCTCACGTGAAGTTCAAAGAAAGCGGCTATTCGACTCTGGATAAACATGAGACCGAGATGTTGAATAAAATCGGTCTTGACGGCAGGTCGGTGGCTCATCTCTGTTGCAACAACGGGCAGGAACTGATTTCGATTGTCAACCTCGGCGCGAAATCGGGTGTCGGTTTCGATATCTGCGATGAGGCGATCGATGAAGCAAAGCAACTGGCCGAGATATCGAAAGCAAATTGCGAATTCGTTCGTATCGATGTATACGATATCGAATCGAGCTGGCATGATAGATTTGATCTGGTCTATATCACCATTGGAGCACTGCCATGGCTTCCTGACCTGCGGGGTTTCTTCGCAATCGTGGCAAAAATGCTCAAATCCGGGGGCATCCTGATGATCTATGAAAGCCATCCGTTTTTAAACATGATTGCCACCGATGACGAACCGGAATACGATCCCAGAAATCCTTTCAAAATATCGTATTCATATTTTCGCGACGAAATCTATGAAGACACGTCTGGTATCGATTATTACGGAAACGAGTCATATGACGCCCATGTCAGCTATGAATTCTTTCACCAGTTGTCGACAATCCTCAATACTGTCATAGCCAGCGGTTTCGAGATTAACGCGTTTCATGAGTACCCGCATGACATTTCCAATTGCTTTGGTCATTTGGAGGATGACAAACTCCTTCCGCTCTGTTATATTCTGACCGCAAAAAAACGCAATTAG